In one Streptomyces sp. T12 genomic region, the following are encoded:
- a CDS encoding YafY family protein, with product MQVIAHPNVPSTDRRPHLGARVETELARHPGQNNRAPSGFSREHRPDPSNPLVSDHQGHPAPRSVTRPAGFDRAEFWTRWTAEFEASLDQLPVTVRLTAAGRRASLAALPEVLGDTTSAARATPDPEPGRHRLVLHFDSPTAAIRRLLGFGPDAEVLEPPQVRAQLAETAAKTAARYDPPVR from the coding sequence TTGCAGGTCATAGCCCATCCCAACGTCCCCTCCACCGATCGGAGGCCCCATCTTGGCGCACGTGTCGAAACCGAACTCGCGCGGCACCCCGGCCAAAACAACCGCGCCCCCAGCGGGTTCTCACGAGAACACCGTCCAGATCCCTCGAACCCGCTGGTTTCGGATCACCAGGGCCATCCCGCTCCCCGGTCCGTCACCCGCCCCGCCGGCTTCGACCGGGCGGAGTTCTGGACCCGCTGGACCGCGGAGTTCGAGGCGAGCCTCGATCAACTCCCGGTGACGGTACGCCTCACCGCGGCCGGCCGGCGGGCCAGCCTGGCTGCTCTGCCCGAGGTGCTGGGAGACACCACGTCCGCCGCCCGCGCCACCCCCGACCCGGAACCCGGTCGGCACCGCCTGGTCCTGCATTTCGACTCCCCGACGGCAGCGATCCGCCGCCTGCTGGGCTTCGGCCCCGACGCGGAGGTCCTCGAACCGCCCCAGGTGCGAGCACAGTTGGCCGAGACAGCAGCCAAGACAGCGGCCCGCTATGACCCTCCCGTGCGGTGA
- a CDS encoding GNAT family N-acetyltransferase has product MPPEIVPADVTDLHQVVEDHARYWGGRDLRALHQPVLVREFGATCLVARAEDGIRGYLIGFVTPDHTGYVHLIATRDDSRGTGLGRHLYTHFTGVARGQGAVRLKAITSVTNKGSIAFHHTLGFDARVVEDYDGPGRPMVVFTRTL; this is encoded by the coding sequence ATGCCGCCCGAGATCGTCCCCGCCGACGTCACCGACCTCCACCAGGTGGTGGAGGACCACGCCCGCTACTGGGGCGGGCGGGACCTGCGCGCACTCCATCAGCCGGTGCTGGTGCGGGAGTTCGGCGCCACCTGCCTGGTAGCCCGTGCCGAGGACGGCATTCGGGGCTATCTCATCGGCTTCGTCACCCCCGACCACACGGGGTACGTCCACCTGATCGCCACCCGGGACGACAGCCGCGGCACCGGCCTCGGCCGCCACCTCTACACCCACTTCACCGGAGTCGCCCGCGGCCAGGGAGCGGTCCGCCTCAAGGCGATCACATCGGTCACCAACAAGGGGTCGATCGCCTTCCACCACACGCTCGGCTTCGACGCGCGCGTGGTGGAGGACTACGACGGTCCCGGCCGCCCGATGGTCGTCTTCACGCGGACGCTGTAA
- a CDS encoding AAA family ATPase — protein MLVVLGGLPASGKTTPARLLAVRTGAVHLRVDTIEQALVRSGLARHPVGPAGYVVGYALAEEHLRQGLSVITESVNPLAVTRDAWRDAAVRAGVPWLEVEVVCSDPDEHRRRVDSRSVDILDLPLPGWEQLVEREYEPWHRERAVVDTAGRTVEESLGSLLRLLG, from the coding sequence ATGCTCGTCGTCCTCGGCGGTCTGCCCGCCAGCGGCAAGACCACGCCGGCCCGTCTCCTCGCCGTCCGCACCGGCGCGGTTCATCTGCGCGTCGACACCATCGAGCAGGCGCTGGTCCGCTCCGGACTGGCGCGTCATCCCGTCGGACCGGCGGGCTACGTCGTCGGGTACGCCCTCGCCGAGGAGCATCTGCGGCAGGGACTGTCCGTGATCACGGAGTCGGTGAATCCGCTCGCCGTGACTCGGGACGCGTGGCGCGACGCGGCGGTGCGTGCGGGCGTGCCCTGGCTCGAGGTGGAGGTGGTCTGCTCGGATCCGGACGAGCATCGGCGGCGCGTGGACTCGCGGTCGGTCGACATCCTGGATCTGCCACTGCCGGGCTGGGAACAGCTCGTCGAGCGGGAGTACGAGCCGTGGCACCGCGAGCGTGCTGTGGTGGACACGGCGGGGCGCACCGTGGAGGAGTCACTGGGCTCGCTCCTGCGCCTGCTCGGCTGA
- a CDS encoding M12 family metallopeptidase yields MTARYCSLAQQSAPAFAPGLAAERLSALISQRRMWVNGTVLHYCFFDRDSDGSVIPDPATGKAQRVSWVGSKEQQDVVRECFQEWQGLGIGVSFVEVRDRSEAELRIGFQLGDGSWSNVGRDSLQVGLNDRTMNFGWDLTAPGERGTALHEIGHALGMLHEHQSPFAGIHWDDEAVFADLAGPPNFWSRDKTFFNILRKLDPNEVNGSVWDPHSIMEYPFSAGLILEPEQFRAGLNPPGVLSRTDKEFVRRWYPPAETPGPQELVPFRSVPLRLGPAEQADFVVEPPETREYTVGTFGDSDTVVVLFEERDGEPRYLTAQDDGGTPHNATVKARLVKGRRYFVRVRLYATWGSGETAVMCW; encoded by the coding sequence ATGACCGCTCGCTACTGCTCCCTCGCGCAGCAGTCGGCGCCCGCCTTCGCACCGGGGCTGGCCGCCGAGCGGCTCAGTGCGCTCATCAGCCAACGCCGGATGTGGGTCAACGGCACCGTGCTGCACTACTGCTTCTTCGACCGGGACTCCGACGGATCCGTGATCCCCGATCCGGCGACCGGCAAGGCCCAGCGCGTGTCATGGGTCGGCAGCAAGGAACAGCAGGATGTCGTGCGCGAGTGCTTCCAGGAGTGGCAGGGCCTCGGCATCGGCGTGTCGTTCGTGGAGGTGCGCGACCGGTCGGAGGCCGAGCTGCGCATCGGGTTCCAGCTGGGCGACGGCTCCTGGTCGAACGTGGGCAGGGACTCGCTCCAGGTAGGCCTCAACGACCGCACGATGAACTTCGGCTGGGACCTGACCGCGCCCGGGGAGCGCGGGACGGCCCTGCACGAGATCGGGCACGCGCTCGGCATGCTGCACGAGCACCAGAGCCCGTTCGCCGGCATCCACTGGGACGACGAGGCCGTGTTCGCCGATCTGGCGGGCCCGCCGAACTTCTGGAGCCGGGACAAGACGTTCTTCAACATCCTGCGCAAGCTCGACCCGAACGAGGTCAACGGCTCCGTCTGGGACCCGCACTCGATCATGGAGTATCCCTTCTCGGCCGGGCTGATCCTGGAGCCGGAGCAGTTCCGCGCGGGCCTGAACCCGCCGGGCGTGCTGTCCAGGACCGACAAGGAGTTCGTCCGGCGCTGGTACCCGCCGGCCGAGACGCCTGGACCGCAGGAGCTGGTGCCGTTCCGCTCGGTACCGCTGCGGCTCGGGCCGGCCGAGCAGGCCGACTTCGTCGTCGAGCCGCCGGAGACCCGCGAGTACACCGTGGGCACCTTCGGCGACAGCGACACCGTCGTCGTGCTCTTCGAGGAACGGGACGGCGAGCCCCGCTACCTCACCGCCCAGGACGACGGCGGCACGCCGCACAACGCCACCGTCAAGGCCCGCCTCGTCAAGGGCCGCCGCTATTTCGTCCGAGTGCGCCTGTACGCCACCTGGGGTTCGGGTGAGACGGCGGTCATGTGCTGGTGA
- a CDS encoding LuxR C-terminal-related transcriptional regulator, whose protein sequence is MTFERDAKTLELPWPFTGREHELELVRGSLTAGRHGIVITGPAGCGKTRLVTEAVRGTDCAKVAGTPETRRIRFAAFAHLVPETASLHGAFQHLSGVRQLLVDDAHLLDDASAALVHQLAVHGRTRLLVVTTDGAPAPGAISRLWTGELLPRLTLEPLPREETAELLAGGAGGGRLEPLTVNRLHRLCQGDLRLLRDLVGAVGERGLLGRVADSDEWAWRGPVPVTATVRDRTAHVLDRTCPEERETLERLAFAEPLPLDLDELHLLALEHLEADSLVHVDDQGAVRLAHPLHGPVLRAAAGRLRARRLSRTPEQCRPALDAERAALTRRIERADVRATATPVGEWLVAEGAPVPAGYAAVRARFARLRGELREAVAWAREGLWDGGDDPSCRLELALATAQSGDTPAAHKILGGRPHGGGAVTRPATARGDADGAVEALTGDADGSVEALTGDAYDAVRLGAPERAAGRLTGVFAAHADALARGDGLALDQVAEELAERGFLLFAAEAHAQAVRAHRDPRAARTARTRAVALARRCQGARTPALSGLVLGELTARQRQIVTLAATGLSNRQIAEKLTLSVRTVGNHLYSAYARLGASDRGALPWLVELPHAQPA, encoded by the coding sequence ATGACTTTCGAACGGGACGCGAAGACCCTGGAACTGCCCTGGCCGTTCACCGGCCGGGAGCACGAACTCGAACTGGTCCGTGGGTCTTTGACCGCCGGTCGGCACGGCATCGTGATCACGGGACCGGCGGGCTGCGGCAAGACCCGGCTCGTCACCGAGGCCGTGCGCGGCACCGACTGCGCCAAGGTGGCCGGCACCCCCGAGACCCGCCGGATCCGCTTCGCCGCGTTCGCGCACCTCGTGCCCGAGACGGCCTCCCTGCACGGCGCGTTCCAGCACCTGTCCGGCGTACGTCAGCTCCTGGTCGACGACGCGCACCTGCTCGACGACGCCTCGGCCGCCCTCGTCCACCAGCTTGCCGTGCACGGACGCACCCGTCTCCTGGTCGTCACCACCGACGGCGCCCCGGCCCCGGGCGCGATCTCCCGGCTGTGGACCGGCGAACTCCTGCCCCGCCTCACCCTGGAACCACTGCCCCGCGAGGAGACCGCTGAACTGCTGGCGGGCGGAGCCGGGGGCGGTCGCCTGGAGCCGCTCACCGTGAACCGGCTGCACCGCCTGTGCCAGGGGGACCTGCGGCTGCTGCGCGACCTGGTGGGCGCGGTGGGCGAGCGGGGGCTGCTCGGCCGGGTGGCCGATTCGGACGAGTGGGCGTGGCGTGGCCCGGTGCCGGTCACCGCGACCGTACGGGACCGCACTGCCCACGTCCTCGACCGCACCTGCCCCGAAGAGCGCGAGACCCTCGAACGCCTCGCCTTCGCCGAGCCGTTGCCCCTGGACCTGGACGAACTCCACCTCCTTGCCCTGGAACACCTCGAGGCCGACTCCCTGGTCCACGTCGACGACCAGGGCGCCGTCCGCCTCGCCCACCCCCTGCACGGCCCGGTGCTGCGGGCCGCGGCCGGCCGGCTGCGGGCGAGGCGGCTGTCCCGTACCCCCGAGCAGTGCCGCCCCGCCCTCGACGCCGAGCGGGCCGCGCTGACCCGCCGCATCGAGCGGGCCGACGTACGGGCGACGGCGACGCCCGTGGGGGAGTGGCTGGTCGCGGAGGGCGCGCCGGTGCCGGCCGGGTACGCGGCCGTACGCGCCCGGTTCGCGCGGCTGCGCGGGGAGCTGCGCGAGGCCGTGGCGTGGGCACGGGAGGGGCTGTGGGACGGCGGTGACGATCCGTCCTGCCGTCTCGAACTCGCCCTCGCCACAGCGCAGTCGGGCGACACTCCGGCCGCGCACAAGATCCTGGGTGGCCGCCCCCACGGGGGTGGGGCGGTCACCCGGCCGGCAACGGCCCGCGGCGACGCCGACGGGGCTGTCGAGGCGCTCACCGGCGATGCCGACGGGAGCGTCGAGGCGCTCACCGGCGACGCGTACGACGCCGTCCGCCTCGGCGCCCCCGAGCGTGCCGCAGGCCGCCTGACCGGCGTCTTCGCCGCGCACGCCGACGCGCTCGCCCGCGGCGACGGCCTCGCGCTCGACCAGGTGGCCGAAGAGCTGGCGGAGCGCGGCTTCCTGCTGTTCGCGGCCGAGGCGCACGCCCAGGCCGTACGGGCCCACCGCGACCCGCGCGCCGCCCGCACCGCACGCACGCGTGCCGTCGCCCTGGCCCGCCGCTGCCAGGGCGCCCGCACCCCGGCACTGTCCGGCCTCGTCCTGGGCGAACTGACCGCCAGGCAACGGCAGATCGTCACCCTTGCGGCCACGGGACTGAGCAACCGGCAGATCGCCGAGAAGCTCACCCTGTCCGTCCGCACGGTCGGCAACCACCTCTACAGCGCCTACGCCCGCCTCGGCGCGAGCGACCGCGGCGCACTGCCGTGGCTGGTGGAACTGCCGCACGCGCAGCCGGCGTAG
- a CDS encoding CHAT domain-containing protein, whose amino-acid sequence MVFAAPNDALARAEGVLDADPSPWHASVAHQVIGIWQRDWGDMRIALYHLRRARDLAARADSADREADALAALGVALVHAGRTQQGLAALERGVERGSGHTRARVLFRRAYARWVLGHHREALEDVRRAIPVLRQVDDVIWTARALTLRATVHLALGAMDRADADFTAAEALWDTTGQEHDKADAVESRGLAAFRSGDIPAALRLLDEAEERYAKLGTPTFMLNIRRCEVLMAAGLAPEALAEADAAISVLDGIGGQSTRKAELLLAAARAARLAGDAHTAIARADMAVRLFAGQRRMWWETHARLVLIEARVAAGRSSGRLVADTAAVAERLASFGAPAAPEASLLAGRMALTLGWRADAEQHLAVAARSRRSGPPLARMTGWAAQALRAQAAGSGRGVLEACRRGLDVLDAHRMTLGASELRARATAQGAELAALAQQASLDSGSPRRLLVWSERWRATALSTPPTRPPADPELQSDLTAFREIAARAEEARSEARPVPALEREQRRLEREIRSRTLHLRGDTPGDGYRFDPGRLLERLGDDVRLVELAVLDGRVQVLLCGQGRVRRFEAGLLAEAETEAEHVQAGLRRLAHPGAEGRLPVVEAAGRRLEELLLGPAAAHLGDGPVVVVPPARLHRVPWALLPSLRERVLSVSPSASSWLRARETEPPPGGRPVLVRGPGLATGGAEVPHLAGRYGGAVVLEHADARVPRVLEELDGAALAHIAAHGTFRADSPLFSSLRMADGPLIVHDFERLDRSPYRIILSCCDTARFASVGADELLGLVTALLPLGTAGVVACTAPVNDAAVVPLMLALHKGLSEGLSLAEALRDARAALPGDALHQATGWAFSAFGAA is encoded by the coding sequence ATGGTGTTCGCCGCCCCGAACGACGCGCTGGCGAGGGCGGAAGGGGTGCTCGACGCCGATCCGTCGCCGTGGCACGCCTCCGTCGCCCACCAGGTGATCGGCATCTGGCAGCGGGACTGGGGCGACATGCGCATCGCCCTGTATCACCTGCGGCGTGCCCGGGATCTCGCGGCACGCGCGGATTCGGCCGACCGGGAGGCGGACGCCCTGGCGGCGCTCGGGGTCGCGTTGGTGCACGCGGGGCGCACCCAGCAGGGGCTGGCCGCGCTGGAGCGCGGGGTCGAGCGCGGCAGCGGACACACCCGCGCGCGCGTGCTGTTCCGCCGGGCCTACGCCCGCTGGGTCCTGGGCCATCACCGCGAGGCGCTGGAGGACGTACGCCGGGCGATACCCGTGCTGCGGCAGGTGGACGACGTCATCTGGACGGCGCGGGCGCTGACCCTGCGCGCGACCGTGCATCTGGCGCTCGGCGCGATGGACCGTGCGGATGCCGACTTCACGGCGGCCGAGGCGCTGTGGGACACCACGGGCCAGGAGCACGACAAGGCCGACGCGGTGGAGAGCCGGGGTCTCGCGGCGTTCCGGTCGGGCGACATCCCGGCGGCGCTGCGGCTGCTCGACGAGGCGGAGGAGCGGTACGCCAAGCTCGGCACGCCGACCTTCATGCTGAACATCCGCCGCTGCGAGGTGCTGATGGCCGCCGGGCTGGCCCCGGAGGCGCTGGCCGAGGCGGACGCGGCGATCTCCGTGCTCGACGGCATCGGCGGCCAGTCGACCCGCAAGGCCGAACTGCTGCTGGCCGCCGCGCGTGCCGCCCGGCTGGCGGGCGACGCGCACACGGCGATCGCGCGCGCCGACATGGCCGTACGGCTGTTCGCCGGGCAGCGGCGCATGTGGTGGGAGACGCACGCCCGGCTGGTGCTGATCGAGGCGCGGGTGGCCGCCGGGCGCAGTTCGGGCCGGCTGGTGGCCGACACGGCGGCCGTCGCCGAACGGCTGGCCTCCTTCGGCGCGCCGGCCGCGCCGGAGGCCTCGCTGCTCGCGGGCCGGATGGCGCTCACCCTGGGCTGGCGGGCCGACGCCGAGCAGCATCTGGCCGTCGCCGCCCGCAGCAGGCGCAGCGGGCCGCCGCTGGCGCGGATGACGGGCTGGGCGGCACAGGCACTGCGGGCACAGGCCGCCGGGTCGGGGCGCGGCGTCCTGGAAGCCTGCCGGCGCGGCCTGGACGTGCTCGACGCACACCGGATGACGCTGGGCGCCTCCGAGCTCAGGGCCCGCGCCACCGCACAGGGCGCCGAGCTCGCCGCGCTGGCCCAGCAGGCCAGCCTCGACTCCGGCAGCCCGCGACGTCTGTTGGTGTGGAGCGAGCGCTGGCGGGCCACCGCGCTGTCGACGCCGCCGACCCGGCCGCCCGCGGATCCGGAGCTGCAGAGCGACCTGACGGCGTTCCGGGAGATCGCGGCGCGCGCCGAGGAGGCCCGCAGCGAGGCCCGTCCGGTTCCGGCGCTGGAGCGTGAACAGCGGCGCCTGGAACGGGAGATACGCTCCCGGACCCTGCACCTGCGCGGCGACACGCCGGGCGACGGCTACCGCTTCGACCCGGGCCGGCTGCTCGAGCGGCTGGGGGACGACGTACGGCTGGTTGAACTCGCCGTGCTGGACGGGCGGGTTCAGGTGCTGTTGTGCGGACAGGGGCGGGTGCGGCGGTTCGAGGCCGGGCTGCTGGCCGAGGCGGAGACCGAGGCCGAGCACGTCCAGGCCGGGCTGCGGCGGCTGGCGCACCCGGGTGCGGAGGGGCGGCTGCCGGTGGTGGAGGCGGCGGGGCGGCGCCTGGAGGAGCTGCTGCTCGGTCCGGCGGCGGCGCATCTGGGTGACGGCCCCGTGGTGGTCGTACCGCCGGCCCGGCTGCACCGTGTGCCGTGGGCGCTGCTGCCATCGCTGCGGGAGCGGGTGCTCAGCGTGTCGCCGTCGGCGAGCAGCTGGCTGCGCGCCCGGGAGACCGAGCCGCCGCCGGGCGGCCGCCCTGTGCTGGTGCGCGGGCCGGGGTTGGCGACCGGCGGCGCGGAGGTGCCCCACCTGGCCGGCCGGTACGGCGGTGCGGTCGTCCTGGAGCACGCCGACGCGCGCGTGCCGCGCGTACTGGAGGAGCTCGACGGCGCCGCGCTGGCCCATATCGCCGCCCATGGCACGTTCCGCGCGGACAGCCCCCTGTTCTCGTCGCTGCGGATGGCCGACGGGCCGCTCATCGTCCACGACTTCGAGCGCCTGGACCGCAGCCCGTACCGGATCATCCTCTCCTGCTGCGACACCGCCCGGTTCGCCTCCGTCGGCGCCGACGAACTGCTCGGCCTGGTCACCGCGCTGCTGCCGCTGGGCACGGCGGGGGTGGTGGCGTGCACGGCCCCCGTCAACGACGCCGCGGTGGTTCCGCTGATGCTCGCGCTGCACAAGGGGCTGAGCGAGGGGCTCTCCCTTGCGGAGGCCCTGCGCGACGCCCGGGCGGCACTTCCGGGCGACGCGCTGCACCAGGCGACGGGGTGGGCGTTCTCGGCGTTCGGCGCGGCCTGA
- a CDS encoding S8/S53 family peptidase translates to MAPQRFHEQFEQIQRSMPDVPLAMGPDDSAEFIYEKGYVLVRDGEDARVVEDTVRAHFTAHPDLVQDNVRRASPQTNRSGITRIQVGDPGEGDRSGDPTVAHALRALRQTEGRAGRRLVSRNHLVGITGRVNSCPGDEPAPAPLADGTNPAAAEGVHDPDTAVGVLVIDTGLVHDYRSFPLLAHTEGDAQLQECDGQGILQQYVGHGTFIAGLVAAVAPNTTITVRNTLHDAGAILESEFGEKLFDAVDAGGWPDILSLSAGTSNGRTDGLLGVEAFMQELRDQRTLLVAAAGNNGSATPFWPAAYADLPDYQDVVLSVGALRSDGEFGACFSNHGAWVKAYAPGERLTSVFTGLDAPVPYVYQHSTYDACRYGFGYSCTCQSPRHTGVLSEQEGTTKPDQVMFEGLAYWSGTSFATPLAAGMIAAHMTAQQERDPRVARYKMLAANSGFAEVRGAHVPALRPSTWRPAPVAPPAPRT, encoded by the coding sequence ATGGCACCACAGCGATTCCACGAGCAGTTCGAGCAGATCCAGCGCTCCATGCCCGACGTCCCCCTCGCGATGGGACCGGACGACTCCGCCGAGTTCATCTACGAGAAGGGCTACGTACTCGTCCGCGACGGCGAGGACGCCCGCGTCGTCGAGGACACCGTGCGGGCGCACTTCACCGCCCACCCCGACCTGGTCCAGGACAACGTGCGCCGCGCGAGCCCGCAGACCAACCGCTCGGGCATCACCCGCATCCAGGTCGGCGACCCCGGCGAGGGCGACCGGAGCGGCGACCCCACTGTCGCGCACGCCCTGCGCGCCCTGCGGCAGACGGAAGGACGGGCCGGACGACGTCTCGTCAGCCGCAACCACCTGGTGGGGATCACGGGTCGGGTCAACTCCTGTCCCGGCGACGAACCCGCGCCCGCACCGCTCGCCGACGGAACCAACCCCGCGGCGGCCGAGGGCGTCCACGACCCGGACACCGCCGTCGGCGTCCTCGTCATCGACACCGGCCTCGTGCACGACTACCGCTCCTTCCCGCTGCTGGCCCACACCGAGGGCGACGCCCAGCTCCAGGAGTGCGACGGCCAGGGAATCCTCCAGCAGTACGTCGGCCACGGGACCTTCATCGCCGGGCTCGTCGCCGCCGTGGCGCCCAACACGACCATCACGGTCCGCAACACCCTCCACGACGCGGGCGCCATCCTGGAGTCCGAGTTCGGGGAGAAGCTCTTCGACGCCGTCGACGCGGGCGGCTGGCCGGACATCCTCAGCCTCTCCGCCGGCACCTCCAACGGCCGCACCGACGGCCTGCTCGGCGTCGAGGCCTTCATGCAGGAACTCCGCGACCAGCGCACCCTGCTCGTCGCGGCGGCCGGCAACAACGGCAGCGCCACGCCCTTCTGGCCCGCCGCCTACGCCGACCTGCCCGACTACCAGGACGTCGTGCTGTCGGTCGGAGCACTGCGCAGCGACGGCGAGTTCGGCGCCTGCTTCAGCAACCACGGCGCCTGGGTGAAGGCGTACGCGCCCGGCGAGCGGCTCACCAGCGTCTTCACCGGCTTGGACGCGCCCGTGCCGTACGTGTACCAGCACTCCACCTACGACGCCTGCCGGTACGGCTTCGGCTACTCCTGCACCTGCCAGTCCCCGCGCCACACCGGCGTGTTGAGCGAGCAGGAAGGCACCACCAAGCCCGACCAGGTGATGTTCGAGGGGCTCGCGTACTGGAGCGGCACCTCGTTCGCCACGCCCCTCGCCGCCGGCATGATCGCCGCCCACATGACCGCGCAGCAGGAGCGCGACCCGCGTGTCGCCCGGTACAAGATGCTCGCGGCGAACTCAGGGTTCGCGGAGGTGCGGGGGGCGCACGTACCGGCCCTTCGTCCCTCGACCTGGCGCCCTGCCCCCGTAGCGCCCCCGGCTCCTCGCACATGA
- a CDS encoding RNA polymerase sigma factor → MDRADVGALVQSAVDGDAAAWKALVEGLSPLVWSVVRAHRLGDADAHEVYQTVWFRFAQHLGRIREPEKAGSWLASTARHECLKVLKSLRRLTVTSDPQLLDRVSEDRTPEQSILDSEEAAAESERIRWMWQEFEELGDRCRQLLRVLMASPPPSYQEVSAALGIAVGSIGPLRQRCLRRLRARLDARGAL, encoded by the coding sequence GTGGACCGTGCAGATGTCGGTGCCTTGGTCCAGTCCGCCGTCGACGGTGACGCGGCGGCCTGGAAGGCGCTCGTGGAAGGGCTGAGCCCACTGGTGTGGTCCGTCGTGCGCGCGCACCGGCTGGGCGACGCCGACGCCCATGAGGTCTACCAGACCGTCTGGTTCCGCTTTGCCCAGCACCTCGGGCGCATCCGTGAACCGGAGAAGGCCGGATCCTGGCTCGCGAGCACCGCACGGCACGAGTGTCTGAAGGTGCTCAAGAGCTTAAGGCGGCTGACGGTGACGAGCGATCCGCAGCTGCTCGACCGGGTCAGCGAGGACCGTACGCCCGAACAGTCGATCCTGGACTCCGAGGAGGCGGCCGCCGAGAGTGAGCGCATCCGCTGGATGTGGCAGGAGTTCGAGGAACTCGGCGACCGCTGCCGCCAGTTGCTGCGCGTGCTGATGGCCTCGCCGCCGCCCAGCTACCAGGAGGTGTCCGCCGCACTGGGCATCGCCGTGGGCAGCATCGGGCCGCTGCGCCAGCGCTGTCTGCGCCGACTTCGGGCCCGACTCGACGCACGGGGAGCGCTGTGA
- a CDS encoding N-formylglutamate amidohydrolase gives MTSAVPSFELLPGAEGSPVILHVPHSAREIPSDVRAGIVLDDTALERELDHIVDAHTAQLAQEAAGASQITPWRFVNRLSRLVVDPERFPDGREQMLAVGMGAVYTRTTHKAPLRPADADPEPLVERYFRPYAKAMTHAVADRLAVAGRAVIIDVHSYPTARLPYELHGEGPRPPVCLGTDSFHTPPELLAAAREAFAACGDTGLDSPFSGTYVPLEFYGTEPRVAALMIEIRRDTYMEEPGGPAGPGLARLAQALAALVDAASR, from the coding sequence ATGACCTCTGCCGTGCCGTCGTTCGAACTGCTCCCCGGAGCCGAGGGATCGCCGGTGATCCTGCATGTGCCGCACTCGGCACGGGAGATACCGTCCGATGTGCGCGCGGGGATCGTGCTGGACGACACCGCGCTGGAGCGGGAGCTGGACCACATCGTCGACGCGCACACCGCGCAGCTCGCTCAGGAGGCGGCCGGGGCGTCGCAGATCACCCCGTGGCGGTTCGTCAACCGGCTCTCGCGGCTGGTCGTCGATCCGGAGCGGTTCCCGGACGGGCGGGAGCAGATGCTGGCCGTGGGCATGGGCGCCGTCTACACGCGGACCACGCACAAGGCACCGCTGAGGCCCGCGGACGCCGACCCCGAACCCCTCGTCGAGCGGTATTTCCGGCCGTACGCGAAGGCCATGACGCACGCCGTGGCCGATCGGCTCGCCGTCGCCGGCCGGGCCGTGATCATCGACGTCCACTCCTACCCGACCGCCCGGCTCCCCTACGAACTGCACGGCGAGGGCCCGCGGCCGCCGGTCTGCCTGGGCACCGACTCCTTCCACACGCCGCCCGAACTGCTCGCCGCGGCCCGGGAGGCGTTCGCGGCGTGCGGGGACACGGGGCTCGACAGCCCGTTCAGCGGCACGTACGTCCCGCTGGAGTTCTACGGCACCGAGCCCCGGGTGGCCGCCCTGATGATCGAGATCCGTCGGGACACGTACATGGAGGAGCCGGGCGGTCCGGCCGGTCCCGGACTCGCCCGGCTCGCGCAGGCGCTGGCGGCACTGGTGGACGCCGCCTCCCGCTGA
- a CDS encoding DUF5713 family protein — MNISNQQVTAHPFLKGLYEDGYYPDPAVDRGKAILLRLCERIEAERPADLAALYLLTQAATDEFNDLQDDDFDIETVAREEIAEDFWFVAHAYGFADADVEELIATRDW, encoded by the coding sequence ATGAACATCAGCAACCAGCAGGTGACCGCACACCCGTTCCTCAAGGGGCTTTACGAGGACGGCTATTACCCCGACCCCGCGGTGGACCGGGGCAAGGCGATCCTGCTGCGCCTGTGCGAGCGCATCGAGGCGGAGCGGCCCGCCGACCTGGCTGCGCTGTACCTCCTGACCCAGGCGGCCACGGACGAGTTCAACGACCTGCAGGACGACGACTTCGACATCGAGACCGTGGCCCGCGAGGAGATAGCCGAGGACTTCTGGTTCGTGGCCCACGCCTACGGCTTCGCGGACGCGGACGTGGAGGAACTGATCGCGACCCGGGACTGGTGA